The Lentzea guizhouensis genome contains a region encoding:
- a CDS encoding DUF1990 family protein: protein MRLTPAGDVPVQEVVLRLRDKAVNYDESEVRGSTWHFDHHRFALGTDEPGRPEKGSLWWHACREVGAYSFTPAALLRAHYVRDEPLLGRNLLLVGRFAFARFLMGVRITETAFDEDGVRYCWGWSYETLQGHIERGRVDYRVVKDLASGAVTLEVNSYNQVNPRAHPFIRLGWSLFGRRAQHRFYTAVGENLRALAERARDTGESPAVSGDGLVEVPRQTGREPFWAVAVLDGADDSDGKRG from the coding sequence ATGCGTCTCACACCGGCCGGCGACGTGCCGGTCCAGGAGGTCGTCCTGCGGTTGCGGGACAAGGCGGTCAACTACGACGAGTCCGAGGTACGCGGCTCCACGTGGCACTTCGACCACCACCGGTTCGCGCTCGGCACCGACGAGCCGGGGCGTCCGGAGAAGGGATCGCTCTGGTGGCACGCCTGCCGTGAGGTGGGTGCGTACTCCTTCACGCCCGCCGCCCTGCTGCGTGCCCACTACGTGCGTGACGAGCCCCTGCTCGGCCGCAACCTGCTGCTGGTGGGCCGGTTCGCGTTCGCGCGGTTCCTGATGGGCGTGCGGATCACCGAGACGGCGTTCGACGAGGACGGCGTGCGGTACTGCTGGGGCTGGAGCTACGAGACGCTGCAGGGCCACATCGAGCGCGGCCGCGTCGACTACCGGGTGGTCAAGGACCTCGCCTCCGGCGCCGTCACGCTGGAGGTCAACAGCTACAACCAGGTGAACCCGCGCGCCCACCCGTTCATCCGGCTGGGCTGGTCGTTGTTCGGCCGGCGCGCGCAGCACCGCTTCTACACCGCGGTCGGCGAGAACCTGCGCGCACTGGCCGAACGGGCCCGCGACACCGGCGAGAGCCCGGCCGTGAGCGGTGACGGACTGGTCGAGGTTCCGCGGCAGACCGGGCGCGAACCGTTCTGGGCGGTTGCCGTGCTGGACGGTGCAGATGACTCCGACGGGAAACGAGGCTGA
- a CDS encoding NAD-dependent epimerase/dehydratase family protein — translation MKIVITGASGNVGTGLLRALAADDADHEVIGICRRPPRAVPPYAGVRWIACDLASDTAPDVLEEAMRGAGAVVHMAWMFQPVREGERLQRTNFKGTTAVLRAARRAGVPHVVHGSSIAAYAPASAPVDENAATTGIPGSTYGAGKSEIESELTRFAAENPDIAVAAVRPTLVAQPGASASFLALFLDPLVPRRLFGLLRRGMIPLLPLPSSLQVQLVDADDVGDAIVRILHARARGAFNLASDTLELTDLAATAGARPLPVPAGIARPRKSSAACARDQIAGLAEAAALPSPALRRDRFRTEPVLTGARVNVNVAAPPPTNV, via the coding sequence GTGAAGATCGTGATCACCGGTGCGTCCGGCAACGTCGGCACCGGCCTGCTCCGCGCACTCGCCGCGGACGACGCCGACCACGAGGTGATCGGCATCTGCCGCCGCCCGCCGCGCGCCGTCCCGCCCTACGCCGGGGTGCGCTGGATCGCCTGCGACCTCGCCTCCGACACGGCACCGGACGTGCTGGAGGAGGCGATGCGCGGTGCCGGTGCCGTGGTGCACATGGCGTGGATGTTCCAGCCCGTCCGGGAAGGCGAGCGCTTGCAGCGCACCAACTTCAAGGGCACCACGGCGGTGCTGCGGGCTGCCCGCCGAGCCGGTGTGCCGCACGTCGTGCACGGCTCGTCGATCGCGGCCTACGCGCCCGCGTCCGCTCCGGTGGACGAGAACGCCGCCACCACGGGCATCCCCGGCTCCACCTACGGCGCGGGCAAGTCGGAGATCGAGTCCGAGCTGACCCGCTTCGCCGCCGAGAACCCGGACATCGCCGTGGCGGCCGTCCGTCCGACGCTGGTGGCGCAGCCGGGGGCGTCGGCGAGCTTCCTGGCCCTGTTCCTCGACCCGCTGGTGCCCCGGCGGCTGTTCGGCCTGTTGCGGCGCGGGATGATCCCGTTGCTGCCGCTGCCGTCGTCGCTGCAGGTGCAGCTCGTGGACGCCGACGACGTCGGTGACGCGATCGTGCGGATCCTGCACGCACGGGCGCGCGGGGCGTTCAACCTCGCCTCCGACACGCTGGAGCTCACCGACCTGGCCGCGACGGCGGGTGCCCGGCCCCTGCCCGTGCCGGCCGGGATCGCGCGACCCAGGAAGTCGAGCGCGGCCTGTGCGCGCGACCAGATCGCGGGGCTCGCCGAGGCGGCGGCGCTGCCCAGTCCGGCGCTGCGGCGGGACCGGTTCAGGACGGAGCCCGTGCTCACCGGCGCTCGTGTGAACGTCAACGTGGCCGCGCCGCCCCCGACGAACGTTTGA
- a CDS encoding serine/threonine-protein kinase — protein MPASAHDGLLAERYDLVEPLGSGGMAEVWRARDTRLHRDVAVKLFRAGSDLADGLRFDNEVRTLAALSHPGLVQVHDAGTGGDTPFVVLQLVEGRTLRDRITDGPLTPDELRRLGAELAEALAYVHARGVVHRDIKPSNVLLDRDGNAHLADFGLARLLGATRLTRTGQLVGTAAYLAPEQVRGDDFGHPVDVYALGLVLLECLTGRREYEGSEIEAAVARLHRQPDVPDELPADLRRLLTLMTSLSPRRRPSAADCARMLRDPQANPTLAAAPVRERRPITPFVAAAVVTALCAAGVATAFLSPPAEPGESAPPTSTAPVVPVTSSEPPPTAAAQPPVTHTVFVPVQAGPKADVQQPAPQKPAAKDDDGPGEDKPDKEKDKPDKG, from the coding sequence ATGCCCGCGTCTGCGCACGACGGACTGCTCGCCGAGCGGTACGACCTCGTCGAACCGCTGGGGTCCGGTGGCATGGCCGAGGTGTGGCGCGCGCGGGACACCCGCCTGCACCGCGACGTCGCCGTCAAGCTCTTCCGCGCGGGATCCGACCTGGCAGACGGCCTGCGGTTCGACAACGAGGTCAGGACGCTGGCCGCGTTGTCGCACCCCGGTCTCGTCCAGGTGCACGACGCCGGCACCGGCGGCGACACGCCGTTCGTCGTGTTGCAGCTCGTCGAGGGCCGCACGCTGCGCGACCGCATCACCGACGGTCCGCTGACGCCCGACGAGCTGCGCCGCCTCGGTGCCGAGCTCGCCGAGGCGCTGGCCTACGTGCACGCACGAGGCGTCGTGCACCGCGACATCAAACCGTCCAACGTCCTGCTCGACCGCGACGGCAACGCCCACCTCGCCGACTTCGGACTGGCCCGGCTGCTCGGCGCCACCCGCCTCACCCGCACGGGCCAGCTGGTGGGCACGGCCGCCTACCTCGCCCCCGAACAGGTGCGCGGCGACGACTTCGGCCACCCGGTGGACGTCTACGCCCTCGGTCTCGTCCTGCTCGAGTGCCTCACCGGCCGGCGGGAGTACGAGGGCAGCGAGATCGAGGCCGCCGTCGCCCGCCTGCACCGCCAGCCCGACGTGCCCGACGAGCTGCCCGCGGACCTCAGGCGCCTGCTCACGCTGATGACCTCGTTGTCGCCCCGCCGCCGCCCGTCAGCGGCCGACTGCGCGCGCATGTTGCGGGACCCGCAGGCCAACCCCACCCTGGCGGCCGCACCCGTTCGCGAGAGACGCCCGATCACCCCGTTCGTCGCGGCCGCTGTGGTGACGGCGCTCTGCGCCGCCGGCGTCGCCACCGCCTTCCTCTCACCACCGGCCGAACCGGGCGAGTCGGCACCCCCGACGTCGACCGCACCGGTCGTCCCGGTCACCTCCAGCGAACCCCCGCCGACCGCCGCCGCGCAGCCGCCGGTCACCCACACCGTCTTCGTGCCCGTGCAGGCCGGCCCGAAGGCCGACGTCCAGCAGCCGGCGCCGCAGAAGCCCGCGGCGAAGGACGACGACGGGCCCGGCGAGGACAAGCCCGACAAGGAGAAGGACAAGCCGGACAAGGGGTGA